ATTCTCGTGTAGACAGGACAGTGGAGAGACAGGGCAGGGAGCAGAGTCACCCCCAGCCTCCCCTACTGGGGATTCACCTGGTGGAGGAGGGAGTGGACACAGCAGGCAGCTCCCCGAAACCTAAGGAAAGGGGCCCAGGCCCAGAGTGTGGGCTCCGAAGCCAgcctgtctgggttcaaatcccagctctgccgcttACCAGCTGTGTAACTATGAGCAAACCTCTCTGGGctccactttcctcatctgtaaattgggaataaAACATATACCCTTTCATACAGTTGCTGTATTGATTCATGCCAAGTGCTCAGAACAGTGCTGGCACTGCATAAACACCTGATAAATGCTGGCTTTTATCACTACCCTGCCCATCTGCAGTGGATCacgcagtgggggggggggggcggggggaggggctgggggagggggggagggggagggggcaggacagCACAGTCACCTTTGGCCTGGACCAGCACTAACCCCTTAGAGCAACAGGCTGTGCAGACAGGCTCCCTGAGGTCCCAGGGAGCCCAGTATGGCAAGACCACCGTGCACAGGTCTCAGTGGACCCCCCAGGAACCAGGCAGAGGAATTCCAAGACAGGTTGTTGGGCACCCCTCACTCTGAACCATAGTCACATTCCCTAATTGGAGGTAAATCCGATTCCTGTGTGTTCATCACACCAAACTCGCCAGCAGAACCGACCAGAGCAGCATTTCCCATTTCGGTGTCTTGACAAGGCTCTTCTACAAGATGACAAAAAAGGTTCTATAGTCAAAGGAGTTGGTGCAATGCTACATATTCTGTCCTCCTTTGGGAGACTCATAATGTGAATTTATTCGCATGGTCAAGTAAAGGGACCTATTTAACTTTGCACTGAACATAGTGCTTGCCTACTTTTCTTGAGCACAGAATAGAatccttttctcttgctgcttctgTTGCCAGCCTATCGAGCAGGGTTCCATGGAACACCAGTTTGGGAAGCACGGGAATACCAGGCTACTCTATGAAGCCTATTGTATCAATAGCAAGAGAATCATCGCTCCCTCCCTTTTGTTTCAGCTGCATTGCCGTTGGCCTTGCTTCAAGTGAGCCGCACGTGGGCAGGACACTGCCTGGATACTTATAGTGTTAGACCAGACGGGAGTTTGGGGACAAGGTTCCAGCCTCCTCTCTAGCCCCATCCCCCAAGCCAAGTAAAAGGCAAAGAGCAGGTCCCCCTTGGGAGGAAGCTGTCTAAGGGGAGACAGCCTAGctcagaaaggaaaggagaagtcAGCCCCAGGTCCAACTCGCTGAGAAGGGGGGCCATGgttgggagagagagggaagtcaGCATGTCCCACCTCCTTAAGACCTGGGAGGACTAGTGGCTCCCTGGACCTGCCTTCACCCAGTTTTATGGGTAAGAGTCGGGTTCTGGGCTGAATGACCTGTGCTCAAGGCCCAGCTCTGCACCTAATCGTGTGTGACCCTGCAGAAgccctctgaacctcagtttccctcaGCTGTAAAGGGGACGATCATAGAACCTAGCTCCGCCGTGGCTGGGAGGACCCAACCCAGCGACGCTGTTCTATAAGGTGCTGAGGGTGAGTGTTCTGTAAACTTGGGAGATGACAGTCATCCTCTCCCTGCAGTAGCGGCTGACGCCCGGGGCCACCATGAACTGGGGGATCTTCGAGGGGCTCCTGAGCGGGGTCAACAAGTACTCCACAGCATTCGGGCGCATCTGGCTGTCCCTGGTCTTCATCTTCCGCGTGCTGGTGTACCTGGTGACAGCCGAGCGTGTGTGGAGTGACGACCACAAGGACTTCGACTGTGACACCCGCCAGCCGGGCTGCTCCAACGTCTGCTTCGACGAGTTCTTCCCCGTGTCCCACGTGCGCCTCTGGGCCCTGCAGCTCATCCTGGTCACGTGCCCCTCGCTGCTCGTGGTCATGCATGTGGCCTACCGCGAGGCCCGGGAGAAGAAGCACCAAGAGGTGGCAGGGAAGAACGGCGGGCGCCTCTACCCGGACCCCGGCAAGAAGCGGGGCGGGCTCTGGTGGACGTACATCTGCAGCCTGGTGTTCAAGGCCGGCGTGGATGCCGCCTTCCTCCACGTGTTCCACTCGTTCTACCCCAGATACACCCTCCCTCGCGTGGTCAGGTGCCACGTGGCTCCGTGTCCCAATACGGTGGACTGCTTCATCTCCAAGCCCGCGGAGAAGAACATCTTCACTCTCTTCATGGTGATCGCGGCCGTCGTTTGCATTGCGCTCAACCTGGTGGAGCTGGCCTACCTGGTGAGCAAGAGGTGCCGCGAGTGCCTGCTGGCGAGGAAAGCCCAGGCCATGGGCCTGGGCCACCGCCGGAACTGGGCCACATCTTCCTCCAAACAGGACGACCTCCGCTTGGGTGAACTCATCTTTCTGGACTCAGACGCTCCCCCTCCTCTCTTACCAGACCACCCTCGAGACCACGTGAAGAAAACCATCCTGTGAGGGGCTGCCTGGTCAGGCCTGGGTTGGAAGGACCTGGCAGCCAAGGTGCAGCCTTGGGGGTGGGAGCGCTGTGCCAAGAGTGGGGACAGGCAAGAGGGAGGGTCCGACGACCTGGGTCCAGATCCCTTTTCCCCAGCTCCTGCCGCCTgccccagctgtgtggccttgggcaagttacccctTGGAGCTGAACTTCGGTTTCCTTTTGTGTACAACGGAGATGATGAGGCCCCCCCAACAGGGCTGCCGCTGTGAGGAGGGGCTTAATACGAGAACGGATGTGCACATGCCTTCAGTGTGTGCTGCCCACGGTTAGGGCTTAATAAAAGTcaattcattcactgattcaagGTGACCTTTGATCCTTCGACCTTTGCGAGCCTTATCAGGTCATGGGGTCAACATCTCTGCCCCTGCAAAGGGCTGCGCTTGATCTAGCCAGGTAAGACAGCCCCCAGCACTCCTGGGGGGTCATGCTCCTTGCTCATGCTCAAGTCTAGCCTTTATCCCCAGTTGCAGTTTTAGGCCCGTGGGTTGCCTGCAAAGAGAATGGAGCTTAATTACATGGGGAACCTCTTGTCTCCGTGGAAAGTTAATGGGCTTTTGAGTCATAACACTTGCATTTGAACACAAGTTCCAGTGGAACGCTGAGAAAGCGACCACAGCCCCTCTCCAAACCGGGTTAATAATACTGAGCTGGTGGGGCTGTGAGTCTGGATGAGCTCACGACTGCAGATGGGGTTAGCCGGCTGTAAAAAGGGCCACATAAGCGTTAGTCACTGGTGTTAGGAAGTGCTCTATAAATGCTTGTGGGAAATGAGGCAGAGGAGCCCCTCCTCAGCTGCACATTAACCTTCACTGTTCCAGGCCCAAGGCCTCTCTGCAGCCCCCACTGGGTCGCACTCCGACTTCCCCAGAAACCCAGGCCCATGGAGGCTTGACAGGGAGGCTGTGCATTTCACGCTGCGACCTGCATTCCATGTCTCCACCAGGGCAGCGGTACCCTTGTCCAGAGGAACCATAGGCAGGCCCTCCCACGCCCTACACAACTCACCAGCAGCCCAAGCTCTAGTCCCCAGAAATGTCCTGCCAGGGTAGAATGCAACCCTGGACTGGATCAAGGTTGCCCCTTTCCATAGATGTCAGCTGCTGAGGGCCTCAGAACCAGGCTTCCAGAGAAAAAggtaggagagaggcctggggacAGGGGGACGGGGGCAATAGGGCAATGGGAGGGGGACGGGGACAACGCCATTTGGTGCCGACCAGGTCCCGAACACGAGGCTACCAGGCTCCTGTGCCTGCTCGGGCAGTTTCCCTGCCAGCACGGGGAGCCAGACCCAGCCATGCCTGGCCAAGCTGCAGAGAAGGCGTGGGCCAGGGGAGAAGAGACACAGGTGTTTGCTCTGAACGTGTGCCCAGCAAGCCCGCCCGCCTACCTGCCTGCCCACCCGATCGCTCTCATTTGGCTCATTGGCTCAGAAAGCTCCCCCAGCAGGGGAGTGAGAAACAAAAGCTGCCTCCAGGAGGCCCTTGGGCAGACGGGCAGAGAGACCGGCCCAGGGACAGGAGAGTGGCTGCTAGACCCAAGAAAGGTGAGGACCAAATCGGGaaggaggctgggctgggaggcagggatgGGCTGAGGATCCCCAGGGGAACTCGGGCTGTGGGCCAGACTTCAGGGAGGAGTAGGGGGGACAGAGGATCTCTGGAGAAACCcgagggaagccccaaggagGGGAACGAATGTCCTGCCAGACCAAAGGGAGGACAGAAGACTAGAGAAGAGATAAATAAGAGGAGAGATGAGGAAGAAGTGGGGTTTTGACTGGGTTTAGCAAATGTCTATTGTGTGTTCACTGGGTCAGGCTCGGTGCTGAGTCCTGGGGGATCAGAGACGAATGATATGCGGAGGCTTCCCTCCAGAAGCTGACAGTCTGGCACGGAAAACAGGTCAACAGACCATTTAAGTACCGGTGAGGCATTCTTCCAGAAACGATGGAGGAGGGCGCTCAGAAAGTGTCCCAGAGGCACAAGGTTTGAAGATGCTGATACCTGAGTCAGGGATAGGGGAGGGCCCAGGgccagagatggaaaaagatgtcACTGCAGGTAAGGGGTGTGGAGGAAGGAGCACGCAGGACACAGCCTGAATGAACCAATGGCCTGTGTGGGCAGCAAACAGCCACCGAGCAGACGGAGAAGGGAGGTGTCCCTGAAAGAAAAGGTAGATGGTGGGGGGAGGACCATGCCAGAATCTTAGCTCTGTCCCTTCCCCAATCCCTCCCAAAGGCTGGAATGGTTGGAATTCTAGAGGAACCCACTGTGGTCAGGACAGTCAGCCCTCAGGCTCAGCACCAAAAGAAGGGGTGGCAGGATGATACCAAGCCACCATGGTTCCAAAGAGCCTGTTTCATTTGGAAGGGAATGTCAGGGTGGGGGACATCCTGGAGCCAGAGAGGAGAATGAGGATGGATATTACTCCGGGGTCTGCCCAccaggcacagggcctggctcatGCTGGCGCTCAGTTGGAGAaagttgaaggataaaaataCACATcccttgggtttccctggtggcgcagtggttgagaatctgcctgccaattcaggggacacaggttcaagccctggtctgggaagatcccacatgccgcggagcgactaggcccgtgagccacaattgctgagcctgcgcgtctggagcctgtgctccgcaacaagagaggccgcgatagtgagaggcccgcgcaccgtgatgaagagtggcccccgcttgccacaactagagaaagccctcgcacagaaacgaagacccaacacagccaaaaaataaataaataaataaataaataattaaattaaaaaaaaatacacatctctcagatttccctggcggtccagtggttaagactccatg
Above is a window of Balaenoptera acutorostrata chromosome 1, mBalAcu1.1, whole genome shotgun sequence DNA encoding:
- the GJB5 gene encoding gap junction beta-5 protein, which produces MNWGIFEGLLSGVNKYSTAFGRIWLSLVFIFRVLVYLVTAERVWSDDHKDFDCDTRQPGCSNVCFDEFFPVSHVRLWALQLILVTCPSLLVVMHVAYREAREKKHQEVAGKNGGRLYPDPGKKRGGLWWTYICSLVFKAGVDAAFLHVFHSFYPRYTLPRVVRCHVAPCPNTVDCFISKPAEKNIFTLFMVIAAVVCIALNLVELAYLVSKRCRECLLARKAQAMGLGHRRNWATSSSKQDDLRLGELIFLDSDAPPPLLPDHPRDHVKKTIL